A genomic region of Camelus ferus isolate YT-003-E chromosome 35, BCGSAC_Cfer_1.0, whole genome shotgun sequence contains the following coding sequences:
- the LOC102506841 gene encoding LOW QUALITY PROTEIN: regulating synaptic membrane exocytosis protein 3-like (The sequence of the model RefSeq protein was modified relative to this genomic sequence to represent the inferred CDS: deleted 1 base in 1 codon), protein MFNWEPGPASAAASRNVVRSSSISGEICGSQEAGGGTGTTTAKKLRSNIQRSTEMGVAVEMRSRVPCQGSPESTDGSTNSNSSDGRFIFPTTGLRTESQFSDFLDGLGPAQIVGRQMLAAPPMGDMHIAIMDRSGQLEVEVEARGLTPKPGSTSLPATYIKVYLLESRVSLAKKKTKVTKKTCDPLYQQALLFDEGPQGKVLQVIHGNAGSL, encoded by the exons ATGTTTAACTGGGAGCCAGGTCCAGCCTCCGCTGCGGCCTCCAGGAACGTGGTGCGGAGCTCCAGCATCAGCGGCGAAATCTGCGGatcccaggaggctgggggcgggACCGGGACCACCACTGCCAAGAAGCTGCGCAGCAACATCCAGCGGAGCACAGAGATGGGTGTGGCCGTGGAGATGCGGAGTCGGGTCCCTTGCCAGGGCAGCCCGGAGTCCACGGACGGGAGCACCAACAGCAATAGCTCCGATGGCAGGTTCATCTTCCCCACCACTGGGCTCAGGACTGAAAGCCAGTTCAGCGATTTCCTGGATGGGCTGGGACCAGCCCAGATTGTGGGGCGACAGATGCTGGCAGCGCCACCAATGGGGGACATGCACATTGCCATCATGGACCGGAGCGGCCAGCTAGAGGTGGAAGTTGAGGCTCGGGGCCTGACC CCCAAACCAGGCTCCACATCCCTCCCAGCCACCTATATCAAGGTTTACCTGCTCGAGAGCAGGGTCTCCCTGGCCAAGAAGAAGACAAAGGTGACCAAGAAGACCTGTGACCCCCTGTACCAGCAGGCTCTGCTCTTTGATGAGGGGCCCCAGGGCAAGGTGTTGCAGGTGATACATGGGAATGCTGGCTCTCTCTAG